From Virgibacillus natechei, the proteins below share one genomic window:
- a CDS encoding YppG family protein, giving the protein MPPFQSRPPGPPFQFGPPQRPPQRPPQRPPQRPPQGQQPNKPSLKSQFQTPEGRWDFEKISSTAQQMHGIYNQVSPMITQVGPMVSKFFTR; this is encoded by the coding sequence ATGCCACCATTTCAATCACGTCCACCTGGACCACCTTTTCAATTTGGCCCACCTCAAAGACCACCTCAAAGGCCACCTCAAAGGCCACCTCAAAGGCCACCTCAAGGGCAACAGCCAAACAAACCAAGTTTAAAGTCTCAATTTCAAACACCTGAAGGACGGTGGGATTTTGAGAAAATATCATCAACTGCCCAACAAATGCACGGGATATACAACCAGGTAAGTCCGATGATTACGCAAGTGGGTCCAATGGTTTCCAAATTTTTTACAAGGTAA